Part of the Bradyrhizobium sp. AZCC 1721 genome, CCGACGGCGGCTTCAACGCCGCAGCGGTATCGCTGGCGAGCGGATCGTAGGGAACGATGTAGGGGCCGAAGATCGCGGCAAACAGGATGATGACGAGCAAACCGAAAGCAAAGGCGGTGACGCGGTTCTCGCCGAGCACGTAGCCGATATGCTCGAACATCGCCGCCAAACCCGAGGTGCGGGCGGGAGCAGCAGGTTCAACGGCAGGCGCAACGCTACTCATCTTTGAACCTCACCCCTCAAGCCGCACGCGTGGATCGATCACGCCGTAGAGAATGTCGATGACCAGATTGAGCAGCACGTACATGACCGCCATGGTCAGCACGAAGCCCTGCACCGGCGCGAAGTCCGACGAGATCAGCGCTTCCACCGCATAGGAACCGATGCCGGGCCACGCGAACACCTTCTCGACCAGCACGTTGGCCCCGAGCAGAAACGAGAACACCATGCTGAGCGTGGTTATGACGGGCAGCATCGCGTTGCGGAACGCGTAGGTGACGATCACGGTCGATGGAGAAAGCCCGCTGGCGCGCGCGGTGCGGACGAAGTCAGAGGCCAGCACCGCCAGCATCGAGGCCCGCGTCATGCGCGCAATCGGCGCCAGCGAGAAGACCGCCAGCGTCGCCGCCGGCAGGATGAGCTGGCTCAGCGCCGAACGAAACGTCTCGAACTCGCGCGCGATCAGGGCGTCGATGAGATAGAGACCGGTCACGGTCGGCGGCGCGCTGTAGAACACGTCGAGCCGGCCGAGCGGTGCCGGCGACCAGCCGAGCCTGAAATAGAACAAGTACACCAGCACGAGGCCAGTAAAGAACACCGGCAGCGATACGCCGGCCGTTGTCGTGATCCGGCAGAGGTGATCGATCCACGAGCCCGGCCGGGTCGCGGCGAGCACGCCGAGCGGAATCGCGATCGTGATCGAGACGATGAGGCCGAGCAGCGTCAGTTCGGCAGACGCCGGCAGGCGGTTGCGGATTTCGGTCGCAACCGGCTGGCCTGTGGTCAGCGAGTTGCCGAAATCGCCATGCGCGAGATCGTTGGTGTAGCGGAAGAACTGCTCAATCAACGGCTTGTCGAAGCCGAGTTTCTTGCGGATCTGCTCGATCGCTTCCTTGCTCGCAGCGGGCCCGGCGAAATAGGCGGCGGGATCGCCCGGCAGCGCGCGCGTCAGCAGGAAGGTGACGATCACGACCCCGATGAGCGAGGGTAGAGCAAACATCAGCCGCTTGCCGATCATGGTCAACATGATCCGCTCCCGGTGATGAGACGAGGTGCTGCCGCAGGCGCAATTGCGCTCCCTCCCCCCTTGCGGGGGAGGGCTGGGGAGAGGGGTGGCGGCAACGGCGGGGCGTGTGGCTTACCCCTCTCCCCGTCCCTCCCCCGCAAGGGGGGAGGGAGTGAGAGAGCATTGCGTCCCTCACAGCAAAAGAGAGCGGAGCAAGTCAGCATTTCGCCTACCGCCAGCATCATCCACTCACGCCTTCACCAGCGCGCGATAATCCAGCCTCCGGTGGAACCAGTATTGATAGCCGGACACGTTCTTCTGCATCGCGACGTTGACGTAGGGCTGATACAGCGGGATGCGCGGGATGTCCTTGAAGGCGAGATCGACGAAGCCTTTGACGTCAGCATCGTATTTGGCCGTGTTGCCAATTGCCGCCGCGTCGACGGCGCCGTGGATGAATTCGTCCATCGGCTTCGACTGGTAGCTCATGGTGTTGAAGATCGAATTCTTGCCGTCGTAGCACCAGATGAAGAAATATTCGGGATAGTCGAGCCAGCCGGAGAACACGTTGGTGTAGAGCGGCAGCACCTTCTTGTTCAGTTCGGTGCGCCAGTTGGCGCCGGGGATCTTGTTGATCGTGGTCTTGATGCCGATTTGCGCCAGGCTCTCCTGCACCAGAACGCAGAGCGGCTCGTTGACACCGGCAAAGCCGAGATCAAACGACAGCGTGGTCTCAAAACCGTTGGGGTAGCCGGCCTCCGCCAGCAATGCCTTGGCTCTTGCGATATCGGTGACGTATTTGGTCGGC contains:
- a CDS encoding ABC transporter permease; protein product: MLTMIGKRLMFALPSLIGVVIVTFLLTRALPGDPAAYFAGPAASKEAIEQIRKKLGFDKPLIEQFFRYTNDLAHGDFGNSLTTGQPVATEIRNRLPASAELTLLGLIVSITIAIPLGVLAATRPGSWIDHLCRITTTAGVSLPVFFTGLVLVYLFYFRLGWSPAPLGRLDVFYSAPPTVTGLYLIDALIAREFETFRSALSQLILPAATLAVFSLAPIARMTRASMLAVLASDFVRTARASGLSPSTVIVTYAFRNAMLPVITTLSMVFSFLLGANVLVEKVFAWPGIGSYAVEALISSDFAPVQGFVLTMAVMYVLLNLVIDILYGVIDPRVRLEG